The Urbifossiella limnaea genome has a window encoding:
- a CDS encoding alpha/beta hydrolase: protein MRTFSLLAVALLAPLVPAQDRPPLAPADAKKAFLKLLDRPRVPPDPKLDGPAATANGLTYQAWSFASEAKADGTTERVPVLTVRPEKVPGNMPAVIVLHGTGGTKEGVASWLEEFARKGVVGVAIDARYHGARSGGAKGSAAYVAAITKAWQTPAGRPHEHPIYYDTVWDLWRLVDVIRAGPAVDADRVGMLGISMGGIQTWLAASVDDRVAVAAPLIGVQSFRWSLDNDRWQGRARSVQAAHDAAARDLGEPAVNRRVCRELWGKVIPGVTTDFDCPNLIRLFAPRPLFVANGADDPNCPVEGARLAVAAARDEYAKAGAADRFDARIADGVAHQVTAEHRAAAIAFCVKWLTR from the coding sequence ATGCGTACCTTCTCGCTCCTCGCCGTCGCCCTGCTGGCGCCGCTCGTCCCCGCCCAGGACCGACCGCCGCTCGCGCCGGCCGACGCGAAGAAGGCGTTCCTCAAGCTCCTCGACCGGCCGCGCGTCCCGCCCGACCCGAAGCTCGACGGCCCGGCGGCGACGGCGAACGGTCTCACGTACCAGGCGTGGTCGTTCGCCAGCGAGGCGAAGGCCGACGGGACGACCGAGCGCGTCCCCGTGCTGACCGTGCGGCCCGAGAAGGTTCCGGGGAACATGCCGGCGGTGATCGTCCTGCACGGCACCGGCGGCACCAAGGAGGGGGTCGCGTCGTGGCTCGAAGAGTTCGCCCGCAAGGGGGTCGTGGGTGTGGCCATCGACGCCCGCTACCACGGGGCCCGCAGCGGCGGCGCGAAGGGCTCGGCGGCCTACGTCGCGGCGATCACGAAGGCGTGGCAGACGCCCGCCGGCCGGCCGCACGAGCACCCGATCTACTACGACACGGTGTGGGACCTGTGGCGGCTCGTGGACGTGATCCGGGCCGGGCCCGCGGTCGACGCCGACCGCGTCGGCATGCTCGGCATCTCGATGGGCGGCATCCAGACGTGGCTGGCCGCGTCGGTGGACGACCGGGTGGCCGTGGCCGCGCCGCTGATCGGCGTCCAGAGCTTCCGGTGGAGTCTGGACAACGACCGCTGGCAGGGTCGTGCCCGCTCCGTCCAGGCGGCGCACGACGCGGCCGCGAGGGACCTCGGCGAGCCGGCCGTGAACCGCCGCGTGTGCCGTGAGCTGTGGGGCAAGGTGATCCCCGGCGTCACCACCGACTTCGACTGCCCGAACCTGATCCGCCTGTTCGCGCCGCGGCCGCTGTTCGTGGCCAACGGCGCGGACGACCCGAACTGCCCGGTCGAGGGCGCCCGGCTGGCCGTGGCCGCGGCGCGAGACGAGTACGCGAAGGCCGGCGCCGCCGACCGGTTCGACGCGCGGATCGCCGACGGCGTGGCCCACCAGGTGACGGCCGAGCACCGGGCGGCGGCGATCGCGTTCTGTGTGAAATGGCTCACGAGGTAA
- a CDS encoding GIY-YIG nuclease family protein — MPRAPRPKWWVYVLRCADGSLYTGISTDPDRRLTQHNAGTASKYTRSRRPVVLVFRERRRGHSDALKRELALKALPRRAKLELVGAPAHDDPYCRAK, encoded by the coding sequence ATGCCCCGGGCGCCGCGGCCGAAGTGGTGGGTGTACGTGCTGCGGTGCGCGGACGGGTCGCTGTACACGGGCATCAGCACCGACCCGGACCGCCGCCTGACGCAGCACAACGCGGGGACGGCGTCGAAGTACACGCGGAGCCGGCGGCCGGTGGTGCTGGTGTTTCGTGAGCGGCGCCGCGGCCACTCGGACGCGCTGAAGCGCGAGCTGGCGCTGAAGGCGCTGCCGCGGCGGGCGAAGCTGGAGTTGGTGGGTGCGCCCGCTCACGACGACCCGTACTGCCGAGCGAAGTAG
- a CDS encoding sulfite exporter TauE/SafE family protein, which yields MNDVGTTAILAAAAFLAGALNSVAGGGTLLTFPALTLFVSPAVANATSTVALMPGSIAGSVGYRAELAPSRRFLVRMFVPSLVGGAIGAWLVQLNETAFDALVPWLILTAALLFVVQAPVARWLKLHQSEEEPGRLRQWVLVGCQFLIAVYGGYFGAGIGILMLTTLGFMGVGDIHRMNAMKTFLAAVINGATVVVFVAAGLVNWPLAAPMVLSAVLGGYAGARVARRLPAAYVRYAVIVIGFGLSAFYFARQYGSS from the coding sequence ATGAACGATGTGGGAACTACCGCCATCCTGGCCGCGGCCGCGTTCCTGGCCGGGGCGCTGAACTCGGTCGCCGGCGGCGGCACGCTCCTCACCTTCCCGGCGCTAACGCTGTTCGTGTCGCCGGCGGTGGCGAACGCGACCAGCACGGTGGCGCTGATGCCGGGGTCGATCGCGGGTTCGGTCGGCTACCGGGCCGAGCTGGCGCCGAGCCGGCGGTTCCTGGTGCGGATGTTCGTGCCGAGTTTGGTGGGCGGCGCCATCGGGGCGTGGCTGGTGCAGCTGAACGAGACGGCGTTCGACGCGCTGGTGCCGTGGCTGATCCTGACGGCGGCGCTCCTGTTCGTGGTGCAGGCGCCGGTGGCGCGGTGGCTGAAGTTGCACCAGTCGGAGGAGGAGCCCGGCCGGCTGCGGCAGTGGGTGCTGGTGGGGTGTCAGTTCCTGATCGCGGTGTACGGCGGCTACTTCGGGGCCGGCATCGGCATCCTGATGCTGACGACGCTGGGGTTCATGGGCGTCGGCGACATCCACCGGATGAATGCGATGAAGACGTTCCTGGCGGCGGTCATCAACGGGGCGACCGTGGTGGTGTTCGTCGCGGCGGGGCTGGTGAACTGGCCGCTGGCGGCGCCGATGGTGCTGTCGGCGGTGCTGGGTGGCTATGCCGGTGCGCGGGTGGCCCGCCGGCTGCCGGCGGCCTACGTCCGGTACGCGGTCATCGTGATTGGCTTCGGGCTGTCGGCGTTCTACTTCGCTCGGCAGTACGGGTCGTCGTGA
- a CDS encoding lysophospholipid acyltransferase family protein, giving the protein MAKKPRNPRVEYLVYLAVRLAVMVVHALPPPLALKLADGLAWLAYHVDKRHRLVAAENIAHAFPLLTPAAVDERVRATYRHFARVAVEMVLLPRKLHVTSWRRYLNLYPWTPALATVLSDRPALVVTAHFGNWELAGWMIGLTGLKTYAIARVLDNPHLERFLKRLRQGTGQTIIAKKDDFDRLQDVMKAGGKLATLADQDAGPRGLFVNFFGRPASTHKAVALMALEFDAPLAVIGVPRVPAPPGTPGGGALMYYEVVAEDVIDPRDYAGRPDAVRAITERYTAAVERLIRRHPEQYFWLHRRWKTTPAVRKAKAAA; this is encoded by the coding sequence ATGGCCAAGAAGCCGCGCAACCCCCGCGTCGAATACCTCGTCTACCTGGCCGTGCGGCTGGCGGTGATGGTCGTCCACGCGCTGCCACCGCCGCTGGCGTTGAAGCTGGCCGACGGCCTCGCCTGGCTCGCCTACCACGTTGACAAGCGGCACCGGCTCGTCGCCGCGGAGAACATCGCCCACGCCTTCCCGCTCCTTACCCCGGCTGCCGTGGACGAGCGCGTCCGCGCCACTTATCGGCACTTCGCCCGGGTCGCCGTGGAGATGGTGCTGCTGCCGCGGAAGTTGCACGTCACGTCGTGGCGGCGGTACCTCAACCTGTACCCGTGGACGCCGGCCCTCGCGACCGTGCTGTCCGACCGGCCGGCGCTCGTGGTCACCGCCCACTTCGGCAACTGGGAGCTGGCCGGGTGGATGATCGGCCTCACCGGGCTGAAGACGTACGCCATCGCCCGGGTGCTCGACAACCCGCACCTGGAGCGGTTCCTCAAGCGGCTCCGGCAGGGCACCGGCCAGACGATCATCGCCAAGAAAGACGACTTCGACCGGCTCCAGGACGTGATGAAGGCGGGCGGAAAGCTGGCGACGCTGGCCGACCAGGACGCCGGCCCGCGCGGGCTGTTCGTGAACTTCTTCGGCCGCCCGGCCAGCACCCACAAGGCGGTCGCGCTGATGGCGCTGGAGTTCGACGCGCCGCTGGCGGTGATCGGCGTGCCGCGGGTGCCGGCGCCGCCGGGAACCCCCGGCGGCGGGGCGCTGATGTACTACGAAGTGGTAGCCGAGGACGTGATCGACCCGCGCGACTACGCCGGCCGGCCGGACGCGGTGCGGGCCATCACCGAGCGGTACACCGCGGCCGTGGAGCGGCTGATCCGCCGCCACCCGGAGCAGTACTTCTGGCTGCACCGCCGGTGGAAGACGACGCCGGCGGTGCGGAAGGCGAAGGCCGCGGCGTAG
- a CDS encoding ThuA domain-containing protein: MRPLLLLAVLAAAAPAADPPLPNGHKLEQQPTDPNATKIVLVGGSNYFKAGEHDYLAGVAVLADLLKQTPGVAPVLAADWPTRSETFAGAKAVVLLVDGGAKHAVLKGNRAAEVQKLVDAGVGLVQLHQVADYPKDMGERARAWAGGSWEAGTGQRAHWVHEFKTFPDHPVCRGVTPFKIDDGWLFKNRFVDGKTGVTPILRTVNPKGKDDVAADGAVVAWAYDRPGGAGRSFTFTGAHLHASFAAEGYRRLLVNAILWSAGRDVPAGGAPVKLDAAALPGYLTPPPKK; this comes from the coding sequence ATGCGTCCTCTCCTGCTCCTGGCCGTACTCGCCGCCGCCGCCCCCGCCGCGGACCCGCCGCTCCCCAACGGCCACAAGCTCGAACAGCAGCCCACCGACCCGAACGCCACGAAGATCGTGCTGGTCGGCGGGTCGAACTACTTCAAGGCCGGCGAACACGACTACCTCGCCGGCGTCGCGGTGCTCGCCGACCTGCTCAAGCAAACGCCCGGCGTCGCGCCGGTGCTCGCCGCCGACTGGCCGACAAGGAGCGAGACGTTCGCCGGGGCCAAGGCCGTCGTCCTGCTCGTGGACGGCGGGGCGAAGCACGCCGTGCTGAAGGGGAACCGCGCCGCCGAGGTGCAGAAACTCGTGGACGCCGGCGTCGGGCTGGTGCAACTGCACCAGGTCGCCGACTACCCGAAGGACATGGGCGAGCGGGCGCGGGCGTGGGCCGGCGGGTCGTGGGAGGCCGGCACCGGCCAGCGGGCGCACTGGGTCCACGAGTTCAAGACGTTCCCGGACCACCCCGTCTGCCGCGGCGTCACGCCGTTCAAGATCGACGACGGCTGGCTGTTCAAGAACCGCTTTGTGGACGGCAAGACGGGCGTGACACCGATCCTGCGGACGGTGAACCCGAAGGGGAAGGATGACGTCGCCGCCGACGGCGCGGTCGTGGCGTGGGCCTACGACCGGCCGGGCGGCGCGGGGCGGTCGTTCACGTTCACCGGCGCGCACCTGCACGCCAGCTTCGCGGCGGAGGGCTACCGCCGGCTGCTGGTGAACGCGATCCTGTGGAGCGCCGGCCGCGACGTGCCGGCGGGCGGGGCTCCGGTGAAGCTGGACGCGGCGGCGCTGCCGGGCTACCTGACGCCGCCGCCGAAGAAGTGA
- a CDS encoding tetratricopeptide repeat protein, producing the protein MPDERTRAATPHRNPITTGEYVPDATPDAGSTRPTGPNLPNVAGDLPDIPGYVVTHELARGGMGRVLAATDLGFGRKVAVKVLLPGFDSGEAAGRFVREARITGRLAHPSIPPAHQLGELPDGSPFLAMKLVRGRTLSALLADRPTPAHDLPRFVGIVEQVAQAVGFAHSEGVVHRDLKPANVMVGAFGEVQVMDWGLAFETDDGGRMKEEPGTVGDSSATARGAVMGTPAYMAPEQARGEAVGVAADVFALGGILCEVLTGSRPFRGKSGAEVVEKAAAGDVSDAYARLDACGADAELIDVARRCLSPAADDRPADGTAVACLVAAYRSGVEERLRTAERERAAAQARAEEEANTRREAEARVTEQRRRKRVQLWLAAAAVLLVAGAGGVAVWRVDENGKKRIEAARLEGEEQERTTRNSDAVKDLLDRTEAELNLESAARAAPLLDQATRRTTDGAVTAHADRLAAYTRDLAMLQALDRVNDYRLQPWNARDLPPPERVAEKWTAVFAGYGILPGTTPPAEAAGRINGSPIRSALVAGLDMWLTASRLEAVRNLLAVVDTDPFRDEVRQALTTGSTTGLVALAGRPDWAKQPSGLLMAYSGSQGVPVATARAFLVQLLVVRRTDFSLLMQLGGTYPIHAEEVDGERVRCYQAAVALRPGNSAALNQLGNVLRRRKDLDGAAAAFREAIRLSPNYAPPHSNLGSTILDRKNLTSRDLDEAMEHFREAIRLDPTFAHPHAGLGTILVERKDTDGAVVEYREAIRLDPKLAYPHNRLGLILASKGDGDGAAAEHREAIRLDPKDARPHNDLGVLLRQRKDLAGAAACYREAIRLDPTLAYPHHNLGNVLRERKDLAGAAACYREAIRLAPGDPDTHNELGTVLRDQKNLAGAAACYREAIRLDPTLPHQHYNLGLVLSERKDLAGAAAAYREAIRLDPKNASAHNNLGVIYEDLLILDHAESAYREAVRLTPRNANAHANLGDVLRRQGRHAEAATAYRAALAIQPTFGGVWADLYYCERVVRGEVPTAPPPRAVGQ; encoded by the coding sequence ATGCCCGACGAGCGAACGCGCGCCGCCACGCCCCACCGTAATCCCATCACGACCGGCGAATACGTCCCTGACGCCACCCCGGACGCCGGCAGCACAAGGCCGACCGGCCCGAATCTGCCCAATGTGGCTGGCGACCTGCCGGACATCCCCGGGTACGTGGTCACGCACGAACTCGCCCGCGGCGGCATGGGGCGGGTGCTCGCCGCGACCGACCTCGGGTTCGGCCGCAAGGTCGCGGTGAAGGTGCTCCTCCCTGGGTTCGACTCGGGGGAGGCGGCGGGGCGGTTCGTGCGCGAGGCGCGGATAACCGGCCGGCTGGCGCATCCGAGTATTCCGCCGGCGCACCAACTCGGTGAGCTCCCGGACGGCTCGCCGTTTCTGGCGATGAAACTCGTCCGCGGCCGCACGCTGTCGGCGCTCCTGGCCGACCGCCCGACGCCGGCGCACGACCTGCCGCGGTTCGTCGGCATCGTCGAGCAGGTGGCGCAGGCGGTCGGGTTCGCGCACTCGGAGGGCGTCGTCCACCGCGACCTGAAGCCCGCGAACGTGATGGTCGGCGCGTTCGGCGAGGTCCAGGTCATGGACTGGGGGCTGGCGTTCGAGACGGATGATGGCGGGAGAATGAAGGAGGAACCCGGCACGGTCGGGGATTCGTCCGCGACCGCCCGGGGCGCGGTAATGGGCACGCCGGCGTACATGGCGCCGGAGCAGGCCAGGGGCGAGGCGGTGGGTGTGGCGGCGGACGTGTTCGCACTGGGCGGCATCCTCTGCGAGGTACTGACGGGTTCGCGGCCGTTCCGCGGAAAGTCGGGGGCGGAGGTGGTGGAGAAGGCCGCGGCCGGGGATGTGTCGGACGCCTACGCCCGGCTCGACGCCTGCGGGGCCGACGCCGAGTTGATCGACGTGGCGCGGCGCTGCCTGAGCCCGGCCGCTGACGACCGCCCGGCAGACGGGACGGCGGTGGCATGTCTGGTGGCGGCGTACCGGTCGGGGGTGGAGGAGCGGTTGCGGACGGCCGAGCGCGAGCGGGCCGCGGCGCAGGCGAGGGCGGAGGAGGAGGCGAACACCCGCCGCGAGGCGGAGGCGCGGGTGACCGAGCAGCGGCGGCGGAAGCGCGTGCAGTTGTGGCTGGCGGCGGCGGCGGTGCTGCTGGTGGCCGGCGCCGGCGGCGTGGCGGTGTGGCGCGTGGACGAGAACGGGAAGAAACGGATCGAGGCGGCGCGACTGGAAGGTGAGGAGCAGGAGCGGACGACCCGCAACTCGGACGCGGTGAAGGATCTACTGGATCGGACCGAGGCGGAACTGAATCTCGAAAGTGCAGCCCGAGCTGCCCCCCTGCTAGACCAGGCGACTCGTCGGACCACCGACGGCGCGGTGACCGCCCACGCCGACCGGCTGGCCGCCTACACCCGCGACCTGGCGATGCTCCAGGCCCTGGATCGGGTGAACGACTACCGTTTACAGCCGTGGAACGCGAGAGATCTGCCGCCACCCGAGCGGGTGGCGGAGAAGTGGACGGCGGTGTTCGCGGGGTACGGAATCCTCCCGGGTACCACCCCGCCGGCCGAGGCCGCCGGGCGCATCAACGGCTCGCCCATCCGATCGGCGCTTGTGGCGGGTCTGGACATGTGGCTGACCGCGTCGCGGCTCGAGGCAGTCCGCAACCTGTTGGCTGTGGTCGATACAGACCCTTTCCGGGACGAGGTGCGGCAAGCACTCACGACCGGTTCCACTACGGGGCTGGTCGCGCTGGCCGGGCGCCCCGACTGGGCGAAACAGCCGTCGGGGCTGTTGATGGCCTATAGTGGCTCGCAGGGGGTTCCGGTCGCCACCGCCCGAGCATTCCTGGTCCAACTTCTGGTGGTGCGCCGGACCGACTTTTCTCTCCTCATGCAACTCGGGGGAACGTATCCGATCCACGCCGAAGAGGTGGACGGCGAGCGAGTCCGGTGTTACCAGGCCGCGGTGGCACTCCGTCCCGGAAACAGCGCCGCGCTCAACCAGCTGGGGAATGTCCTCCGCAGGCGGAAGGACCTGGACGGGGCGGCGGCGGCATTCCGGGAGGCCATTCGCCTCAGCCCCAACTATGCCCCCCCGCACAGCAATCTGGGAAGCACGATTCTCGACCGAAAAAACCTCACCAGTCGGGATCTGGACGAGGCGATGGAACACTTCCGAGAAGCCATCCGACTGGACCCCACATTCGCCCACCCACACGCTGGGTTAGGAACTATTCTCGTCGAAAGGAAGGACACGGATGGGGCGGTGGTGGAATACCGCGAGGCCATCCGCCTCGACCCCAAGTTGGCCTACCCACACAACAGACTCGGCCTGATCCTGGCGAGTAAGGGTGACGGGGACGGGGCGGCGGCGGAGCACCGAGAGGCCATCCGCCTCGACCCCAAGGACGCGCGCCCGCACAACGACTTGGGTGTCTTGCTCCGGCAGCGGAAGGACCTGGCCGGGGCGGCGGCGTGCTACCGGGAGGCCATCCGCCTCGACCCCACGCTCGCCTACCCGCATCACAACTTGGGTAACGTGCTCCGCGAGCGGAAGGACCTGGCCGGGGCTGCGGCGTGCTACCGGGAGGCCATCCGCCTCGCACCTGGGGACCCCGACACACACAACGAGTTGGGGACCGTGCTCCGCGATCAGAAAAACCTGGCCGGGGCGGCGGCGTGCTACCGTGAGGCCATCCGCCTCGACCCCACACTCCCCCACCAACATTACAACTTGGGTCTCGTGCTCAGTGAGCGGAAGGACCTGGCCGGAGCTGCGGCAGCGTACCGCGAGGCCATTCGTCTCGATCCCAAGAACGCCAGCGCGCACAACAATCTGGGCGTGATCTACGAGGACCTTCTGATCTTGGATCACGCCGAGTCCGCATACCGGGAGGCCGTGCGGCTGACCCCTCGAAACGCCAACGCGCACGCGAACCTTGGTGACGTGCTCCGGAGGCAAGGCCGTCACGCCGAGGCCGCGACCGCCTACCGCGCCGCGCTCGCGATCCAGCCGACGTTCGGCGGAGTTTGGGCCGACCTCTATTACTGCGAGCGGGTGGTCCGTGGCGAAGTGCCGACCGCGCCACCGCCGCGGGCCGTCGGGCAGTAG
- a CDS encoding spermidine synthase: MLPALYAVTLFVGAALLFLVQPLAGKLLLPLVGGTPAVWNACMVFFQVLLLAGYLYAHKSVTRLGVRRQAALHLGVLLLVLVAFQAAVVAAGSPVPVFASLVPDDADYPIVGALALLAAAVGVPFFVLATTSPLLQRWFAATGHRTAHDPYFLYAASNAGSLLGLLAYPLLIEPNVTVATQRVGWAVGVGGYLVLVVCCAAVVIRRRAMTDDEGRMTNPEPPAGDRSFAIRPSSSVIARWVALAALPSSLLLGVTTHVSTDLAPVPLLWVVPLALYLVSFVLVFARWPDRVHRAVGRVTPALVLFVVLGLVTDAAEPMSLVSALHLLAFFGVCLVCHGELAKDRPPARELTRFYFWMSLGGVVGGLFNALVAPLLFHRLGMVEYPLALVLAALVRPGAGRDAAPFLKPRDVALVLGLLVAAVALVKLVPQLANLPAELDSPEALPARLLRNGLMFGLPAVLAFALVRRPARYALALTALLVAGSLDPGQLGHTLHMERNFFGVVRVTRSPDGAFVRLVHGTTLHGQQRTDEPGPPRPMTYYHERGPVGHLFRAVPPERVKRVAVVGLGTGAVAAYARPGQAWTFYEIDPSVKRIAEDPAYFRFLSSCKAASCDVVLGDARRMLARAPDGSFDVILLDAFSSDAIPVHLLTREALALYVRKLAPGGVLAMHVSNVHLDLPPLVDRLAADHDPPLAARYWDDHPSDAEKADGKTASQWMVLARTAADLGPMGRGPLWHPVRAGPGPVWRDDFANVLGVWKRDDADN, encoded by the coding sequence TTGCTCCCCGCCCTGTACGCGGTCACACTGTTCGTCGGGGCGGCGCTGCTGTTCCTCGTCCAGCCGCTCGCCGGAAAGCTCCTCCTCCCACTCGTCGGCGGCACGCCTGCCGTCTGGAACGCCTGCATGGTGTTCTTCCAGGTGCTGCTGCTGGCCGGGTACCTGTACGCGCACAAGTCCGTCACCCGCCTCGGCGTCCGCCGGCAGGCCGCGCTCCACCTCGGCGTGCTGCTGCTCGTGCTGGTCGCCTTCCAGGCCGCGGTCGTGGCCGCGGGCTCGCCGGTGCCGGTATTCGCGTCCCTCGTCCCCGACGACGCCGACTACCCCATCGTCGGCGCGCTGGCGCTGCTGGCCGCGGCCGTGGGCGTGCCGTTCTTCGTGCTGGCGACCACGTCGCCGCTGTTGCAGCGGTGGTTCGCCGCGACCGGCCACCGCACCGCGCACGACCCGTACTTCCTGTACGCCGCGAGCAACGCCGGCAGCCTCCTCGGCCTGCTCGCGTACCCGCTGCTGATCGAGCCGAACGTGACCGTCGCCACGCAGCGCGTCGGCTGGGCCGTCGGCGTGGGCGGCTACCTGGTGCTGGTTGTGTGCTGTGCCGCGGTCGTGATCCGGCGCCGGGCGATGACGGATGACGAAGGCCGAATGACGAACCCCGAGCCACCCGCTGGTGATCGGTCATTCGCCATTCGGCCTTCGTCATCCGTCATCGCCCGCTGGGTGGCCCTCGCCGCACTCCCCTCCAGCCTTCTGCTCGGCGTCACCACCCACGTCAGCACCGACCTGGCGCCGGTGCCGCTGCTGTGGGTGGTGCCGCTGGCGCTGTACCTCGTTAGCTTCGTTCTCGTGTTTGCCCGCTGGCCCGACCGCGTCCACCGGGCCGTCGGCCGCGTCACCCCGGCGCTCGTGCTGTTCGTCGTCCTCGGGCTGGTCACCGACGCCGCCGAGCCGATGAGCCTCGTCTCCGCGCTGCACCTGCTGGCGTTCTTCGGCGTGTGCCTGGTGTGCCACGGCGAGCTGGCGAAGGACCGGCCGCCGGCCCGCGAACTGACCCGCTTTTACTTCTGGATGTCGCTCGGCGGCGTCGTCGGCGGGCTGTTCAACGCCCTCGTTGCCCCACTGCTGTTCCACCGCCTCGGCATGGTGGAGTACCCGCTGGCGCTGGTCCTGGCCGCGCTCGTCCGCCCCGGAGCCGGCCGCGACGCCGCCCCGTTCCTGAAGCCGCGCGACGTGGCCCTCGTGCTCGGCCTGCTGGTCGCGGCCGTGGCGCTGGTGAAGCTCGTGCCGCAGCTGGCGAACCTGCCCGCGGAACTCGACTCGCCCGAGGCGCTGCCGGCGCGGCTGCTCCGCAACGGGCTGATGTTCGGCCTCCCCGCGGTGCTGGCGTTCGCGCTCGTCCGCCGGCCGGCGCGGTACGCCCTGGCGCTCACCGCACTGCTGGTCGCCGGCTCGCTCGACCCCGGCCAGCTCGGCCACACCCTGCACATGGAGCGGAACTTCTTCGGCGTCGTCCGCGTGACGCGCTCGCCGGACGGCGCCTTTGTGCGGCTCGTCCACGGCACGACGCTGCACGGCCAGCAGCGGACCGACGAGCCCGGCCCGCCCCGGCCGATGACGTACTACCACGAGCGCGGCCCGGTCGGGCACCTGTTCCGCGCCGTGCCGCCGGAGCGGGTGAAGCGCGTGGCCGTGGTCGGCCTCGGCACCGGGGCCGTCGCCGCCTACGCGAGGCCGGGCCAGGCGTGGACCTTCTACGAGATCGACCCGTCGGTGAAGCGCATCGCCGAAGACCCGGCGTACTTCCGCTTCCTCTCCAGCTGCAAGGCGGCGAGCTGCGACGTGGTGCTGGGCGACGCCCGGCGGATGCTGGCCCGCGCCCCGGACGGCTCCTTCGACGTGATCCTGCTGGACGCGTTCAGCTCTGACGCGATCCCGGTGCATCTGTTGACGCGGGAGGCGCTGGCGCTGTACGTCCGGAAGCTGGCCCCGGGCGGGGTGCTGGCGATGCACGTGTCGAACGTGCACCTGGACCTGCCGCCGCTGGTGGACCGGCTGGCCGCGGACCACGACCCGCCCCTGGCGGCGCGGTACTGGGACGACCACCCGTCGGACGCGGAGAAGGCGGACGGCAAGACGGCGTCGCAGTGGATGGTGCTGGCGCGGACTGCAGCCGACCTGGGGCCGATGGGCCGCGGCCCGCTGTGGCACCCGGTGCGGGCCGGCCCCGGCCCCGTGTGGCGCGACGACTTCGCCAACGTCCTCGGCGTCTGGAAGCGCGACGACGCGGACAACTGA